The genomic region CGGCGAGCAGGCCCGCGCCTTCCATATCCGCGACGGCTACGCCATCCGGCACGCGCTGCGCCAGGGCTACCGCATTGCCGTTATTTCGGGCCGTGAGGAAGAAGGCGTGCGCAAGCGTCTGGAGTCGCTGGACGTGCGTGATATGTACCTGGGTGTTGATGATAAGATGAAAATCTTCAACAACTACATCAACACCTACCGCCTCGACCCGGCCAACATTGCCTACATGGGCGACGACATGCCCGACCTGGAAGTAATGCGCCGTTGCGCCCTGGCCGCCTGCCCCGCCGATGCAGCTGCCGATGTGCGCGCCATCAGCACCTACGTGTCGGCGCTGCCCGGTGGGCACGGGGCCGTGCGGGAGCTGATTGAAGCCGTGATGAAAGAGCAAAAGACTTGGTAATTAGTTGCTTGGATGCGTTGTAGCACGGTTTTTGGAGCCGCGAGACCCTGCCCAAACCGGGTTGCGTTTTTCCGAATTACCTCTATCTTTACCCACTCATCCATTCAACATTTTCTTCTTTTTTCATGAAAACAGGAACCGTAAAATTCTTTAATGAGGCAAAAGGCTACGGCTTCATTACGGATGATGTAACGAAGGAAGATTTCTTCGTGCATATTACCGGCCTGAACGGCGGCCAGGTACAACAGAACGACCGGGTGGAATTTGAGACGCAGGAAGGCCGCAAAGGCGTGAATGCCGTGAATGTGAAGAGAGTGTAGATTCCGGTTCCGACTTGTTTTATAAGCATCTGGAAAGCCTCTCCTCAGTTGGAGAGGCTTTCTTTTTTGCCAGTGCGGCCCACCCGTGGCCGGTGCTGCGGGCCTGTGGTAAGACTTTGTATTTTGCGTGTATATGTCTGTAGTTGCCCCTTTTTCGTCTGCTGATGCGGCGCCCGAGCCGATGGAGCCGCACGGCGGAACGGGGCTGCGGCCGGTGGCGCAGCTGATTCGGCTGCCCAACCTGCTGATGATGCTGCTGTGCCTGGTGCTGGTGCGCGCGGGCCTGCTGCAGCCCACCCGGCCGCTCCAGTCGCTGTTCGACTGGCGCTTTGGGGTGCTGGCCGTGGCGGCCCTTTGCGTGGCGGCCGCCGGCTACATCATCAACGACTACTACGACGTCAAGATTGACGCCATCAACCGGCCCGACCGGCTGGTGGTGGGCCGCGTAGTGAACCGCCGTCGGGCCATGCTGGCTCACATGCTGCTTTCGGGGGTGGGCGTGGCACTGAGCGGGATGTTGTCGCCGCTGCTGGGTCTCGTGAACCTGGGCTCGGCGCTGCTGCTGTGGGGGTACTCGGTGCGGTTCAAGCGGGTGGCGCTGGTGGGCAACGTCAGCATTGCCACTCTCACCGGGGCGCTGGTGCTGCTGCCCGAACTGCAGCTCCGGACCGGTGTGGCGAGCGTGTGGCAGTATGCGCTTGCGGCGTTTCTGCTGACCGTGGTGCGCGAAATCGTGAAAGACGTGGAAGACATGCGCGGCGACGCCCAGCATGACTGCCGCACGCTGCCCATTGCGTGGGGCGTGGCCCGCACTAAGTGGGTAGCGGGCCTGTTTCTGGCGGCGCTGGTGGCGCTGGTGGCCGGAGCCTGCGGCTACGCCCTCACCCACAGTCATTTGGTGCTGGGTTTGTGGCTGCTGGCAGCGGTGCTGGGGCCGTCGTTGTGGCTGGGCCGCCTGCTGCTGCGTGCCGACCGGCGGCGGCATTTTGCGCATCTGAGTAGCTGGTGCAAAGGCATTATGCTGGCCGGTGTGCTGTCGATGCTGCTGGTAGAGGTGCTGCGGTAAAACCGTAGGCGGCTCCCTTGCGTTAGCGCAACTATGCACGCTGCTGATATCCCTGATGTCTGTTGAAAAGTAGCCTGTAACCCATTTATCCCCCACTTTCTGAAGCTCTTTATGCGCTTTCTCTACATGCCGC from Hymenobacter canadensis harbors:
- a CDS encoding KdsC family phosphatase; translated protein: MSPDLSVIKAFILDVDGVLTDGTLLAFNSGEQARAFHIRDGYAIRHALRQGYRIAVISGREEEGVRKRLESLDVRDMYLGVDDKMKIFNNYINTYRLDPANIAYMGDDMPDLEVMRRCALAACPADAAADVRAISTYVSALPGGHGAVRELIEAVMKEQKTW
- a CDS encoding cold-shock protein; this translates as MKTGTVKFFNEAKGYGFITDDVTKEDFFVHITGLNGGQVQQNDRVEFETQEGRKGVNAVNVKRV
- a CDS encoding geranylgeranylglycerol-phosphate geranylgeranyltransferase: MSVVAPFSSADAAPEPMEPHGGTGLRPVAQLIRLPNLLMMLLCLVLVRAGLLQPTRPLQSLFDWRFGVLAVAALCVAAAGYIINDYYDVKIDAINRPDRLVVGRVVNRRRAMLAHMLLSGVGVALSGMLSPLLGLVNLGSALLLWGYSVRFKRVALVGNVSIATLTGALVLLPELQLRTGVASVWQYALAAFLLTVVREIVKDVEDMRGDAQHDCRTLPIAWGVARTKWVAGLFLAALVALVAGACGYALTHSHLVLGLWLLAAVLGPSLWLGRLLLRADRRRHFAHLSSWCKGIMLAGVLSMLLVEVLR